The following coding sequences are from one Nilaparvata lugens isolate BPH chromosome 6, ASM1435652v1, whole genome shotgun sequence window:
- the LOC111052775 gene encoding tRNA pseudouridine(38/39) synthase isoform X2 translates to MTDSAINVTVKKKRKFTNDKNELLKMDKEELVDLLIRMESHNEHLKNIIAKLDSPTEECDTRKKRQFDFSKCRKHHVLFHVMYLGWDYQGFACQDFSSKTIEHNLMSALMKACLIESPKTANYHKCGRTDKGVSSFGQVISLDVRCADEEQNDIPYCKMLNNILPDDIKVLAWAPVPQHFSARFDCKSRTYRYSFPKGNMDIEAMNKALPDLIGSHDFRNLCKMDIGNGVVKFVRTILDVKLTKLFSDPFNKSSGYDMYTLTISSEGFLWHQIRCIMAVLILIGEGKESPSIIKELLDTEKHPRKPQYCLALELPLDLHDSDFGHIDWRYDEISLQEAVKNLQKCWTTHEIKYTLGYG, encoded by the exons ATGACAGACTCTGCTATAAATGTTACtgtaaagaaaaaaagaaagttcACCAACGAtaaaaatgaactattgaagaTGGATAAAGAG GAACTGGTTGATCTTCTCATTCGCATGGAATCTCATAATGAACatctaaaaaatataatagcaAAGCTTGATTCTCCCACAGAGGAGTGTGACACAAGAAAAAAACGTCAATTCGACTTCTCTAA aTGTAGAAAACATCATGTGCTATTTCATGTGATGTATCTGGGTTGGGACTATCAAGGATTTGCCTGTCAAGATTTTTcttcaaaaacaatagaacataatTTGATGTCAGCATTGATGAAAGCCTGCCTTATAGAGTCACCCAAAACTGCAAACTATCACAAGTGTGGTCGTACCGATAAAGGCGTCAGCTCGTTTGGTCAG GTGATATCTTTGGATGTGAGATGTGCAGATGAGGAACAAAATGACATTCCGTACTGCAAGATGCTCAATAACATTCTTCCGGATGACATCAAAGTACTGGCATGGGCTCCTGTGCCTCAGCACTTCAGTGCTCGGTTCGACTGCAAATCTCGCACTTACAGATACTCATTTCCCAAAGGAAACATGGACATAGAg GCAATGAATAAGGCTTTACCTGATTTAATTGGAAGTCATGACTTCAGGAATCTATGTAAAATGGATATTGGCAATGGAGTCGTGAAATTTGTTAGAACAATACTTGATGTTAAATTGACAAAATTGTTCAGCGATCCTTTCAACAAGAGTTCTG GTTATGACATGTACACCTTGACCATAAGCTCTGAGGGATTTTTATGGCATCAAATACGGTGCATAATGGCAGTACTAATATTAAttggagaaggaaaagagagtCCCAGTATCATAAAAGAGCTATTAGATACAGAAAAACATCCCAG AAAACCGCAGTATTGTCTTGCACTGGAGCTTCCCCTTGATCTGCATGATAGCGATTTCGGTCATATCGATTGGAGATATGACGAAATTTCGTTGCAGGAAGCTGTGAAAAATCTTCAGAAATGTTGGACAACACACGAAATTAA ATATACGCTTGGCTATGGATAA
- the LOC111052775 gene encoding tRNA pseudouridine(38/39) synthase isoform X3 translates to MTDSAINVTVKKKRKFTNDKNELLKMDKEELVDLLIRMESHNEHLKNIIAKLDSPTEECDTRKKRQFDFSKCRKHHVLFHVMYLGWDYQGFACQDFSSKTIEHNLMSALMKACLIESPKTANYHKCGRTDKGVSSFGQVISLDVRCADEEQNDIPYCKMLNNILPDDIKVLAWAPVPQHFSARFDCKSRTYRYSFPKGNMDIEAMNKALPDLIGSHDFRNLCKMDIGNGVVKFVRTILDVKLTKLFSDPFNKSSGYDMYTLTISSEGFLWHQIRCIMAVLILIGEGKESPSIIKELLDTEKHPRKPQYCLALELPLDLHDSDFGHIDWRYDEISLQEAVKNLQKCWTTHEIK, encoded by the exons ATGACAGACTCTGCTATAAATGTTACtgtaaagaaaaaaagaaagttcACCAACGAtaaaaatgaactattgaagaTGGATAAAGAG GAACTGGTTGATCTTCTCATTCGCATGGAATCTCATAATGAACatctaaaaaatataatagcaAAGCTTGATTCTCCCACAGAGGAGTGTGACACAAGAAAAAAACGTCAATTCGACTTCTCTAA aTGTAGAAAACATCATGTGCTATTTCATGTGATGTATCTGGGTTGGGACTATCAAGGATTTGCCTGTCAAGATTTTTcttcaaaaacaatagaacataatTTGATGTCAGCATTGATGAAAGCCTGCCTTATAGAGTCACCCAAAACTGCAAACTATCACAAGTGTGGTCGTACCGATAAAGGCGTCAGCTCGTTTGGTCAG GTGATATCTTTGGATGTGAGATGTGCAGATGAGGAACAAAATGACATTCCGTACTGCAAGATGCTCAATAACATTCTTCCGGATGACATCAAAGTACTGGCATGGGCTCCTGTGCCTCAGCACTTCAGTGCTCGGTTCGACTGCAAATCTCGCACTTACAGATACTCATTTCCCAAAGGAAACATGGACATAGAg GCAATGAATAAGGCTTTACCTGATTTAATTGGAAGTCATGACTTCAGGAATCTATGTAAAATGGATATTGGCAATGGAGTCGTGAAATTTGTTAGAACAATACTTGATGTTAAATTGACAAAATTGTTCAGCGATCCTTTCAACAAGAGTTCTG GTTATGACATGTACACCTTGACCATAAGCTCTGAGGGATTTTTATGGCATCAAATACGGTGCATAATGGCAGTACTAATATTAAttggagaaggaaaagagagtCCCAGTATCATAAAAGAGCTATTAGATACAGAAAAACATCCCAG AAAACCGCAGTATTGTCTTGCACTGGAGCTTCCCCTTGATCTGCATGATAGCGATTTCGGTCATATCGATTGGAGATATGACGAAATTTCGTTGCAGGAAGCTGTGAAAAATCTTCAGAAATGTTGGACAACACACGAAATTAA GTGA